A region of the Yarrowia lipolytica chromosome 1C, complete sequence genome:
CGGGCGTCTCCTAACAACCCTTTCTTTTCTGTTGCGGGAGGTGCGGCTCTTGGAGCAGCTACTGCTGGTGTTGCTCATGCTGTCCACGGTGTTGGAAACGCTGCTCAGGGCGCTGGCaacgctgctgctgctggacctcCCCCTGTTTCTTTTGGCGGACAACCCCAGACCCAACCCAAGATGGACGATTTCGACGAGGCTTTCAGCCAGATGGACGCTTCACCCTCGCAGGCTCCTTCTCAGGCTCCCTCCGACACCCCCATCTCGTCTGTTCAGTCTGATTTCAATGAGTACCAACCTGAGGCTGCAGGTTTCACTCTGCCTCTCGCACGACCACATtcttccacctcttctgTCCAGAACAACGCTCCTCTGTCCGTTCGAGGCGAGAACTTTAGCCGACCCGACTCTCCTGTGTCCAACATCACCCGTCTGAGCGACTCCACTGCCCCCATTCCCTTTGAAGGTTCTCGAGAGCACGATGAGGTGGTTAAGACAGCTAACTCTGGTCTGACCGGTGATACTATCGAAGCTCATGCTTCGCACCCCAGCATCGCCTCCAAGGAGACTGTTTCTGAGCCTCAGAAGCCGGACGTTGATGGATTGACCGCTCAGTTCAAGAGCACTGAGCCTTTCCCTGAACAGCCCTTTGTCCAGCCTTTTGGTTCCAACCCCGCTTCTCAGCCTGCTCCTTTCAACCCCCCTGCCCAGTTCACTAGCGAGCAGCCTCACCCCGAGACCAACGCTGCGCTCGAGCAGTTCACCGACAAGGCCGTTTCGGACCAGCccgagtttgagaaggCCGCCGAGCCCTTCCCCGACCAGCCGTTTGCCCAGCCTTTTGGCCCTAACCCTAcgcagctggaggaggactctGGCAACGAGTCATTCGAGTTTGTGTCTGCTGACGAGAACGAGCACTCTATCAACGAGATGCCCCGTCGAGACAAGGGCAAGGCTGTGGTTGACGACGACTCTTCTGACGatgacgagctggaggagattgggGTCAACCGGTACAAAAACTACCagcccaaggaggtgcACCATGACGATACTACGTCGGACGTGGTTACTCCCCAGCACGAGATTACTCAGCCTACTTTTGCCCCTGCTGTTGACACTGCTCCTGGTCACTTCCCCGACCAGACTGCTGTTCACGATACTGCCCCTGGTCATTTCCCTGAGCCAGCTGCCGCCCCAGCCTCTTCTCAGGGCTTTGCTGCTCCCACACAAGCATACCCCtctgctgccgaggagaaggctgctgctgctgctgcgtCCAACAatgacaaggagctgccCCCCAACCCACCCACATATGACGAGAGCGAAGGCCCCGGCTCTCCTCATCATGGTGGCTCCACTAACGGCTTCTTCGGTAACCAGCATGCGcctgctgcatctgctaacgacgactttgacgacGCGTTTGCCGATCTTGAGGACACCAACGTGGAGGCCAACAACTCGATGGACCAGTCGCAGTACAGCACCGACTTTAACAATGCGTTTGACGACATGAACCAGGCTCCTGCGCCCGCTAATCCTCCTGGAAACGACGAGTGGGAGCAGATCTTCGCCGGTATGTCTTCCGGCCCTGCTCCAGTCAGTGCTccctctgctgctcccgtTAGagcatcttctcctcgatcTCGAGCTGTTCAGGAGCTGACCGGAATGGGTTTCtctgaggagaaggccaagcGGGCGCTGCAGAAGCACAAATACAACGTTGCCGAGGCCACTAATTACCTTTTGGACCAGAGCTGATCTCTTTTTATGATGATATGTAAGTAATTCATTAATGTTTAAATGTATTATGTGATTATAAAAAATGCAGTACTTTCACCGTAGCGAGTAgtgatgatggtggaaTTTACTGTAGACTACAACtacggtatgtactcaTACAATACTTTAAGTAGCTACCTGTAGCTTCTGGTTGCACGGCATGGACCACATTCTGTGAGACTGTGACCTTTATGGTCAGATAGTCCAATAATGCCGTATCTGCCGCTTCTATGTTACGTTTTGAAGCTGTACGTCATCTGTTGTTGCTAAACGTGgaacaaataaataatctATTAGTACAGTTCACCCCTCCTATAATGCCTTCCAACTTTCGTACAGTTCTGCCCGCTCAGGCATCTCCTGAGTAGCAGCTGTGGCCTTTGAAATATCCGATGTCACCTTGTGCAACTTGTCGAGCGATGTATGGACTTGGTCGTTGTTTTCCTTGATCTTTTGTCGGTATTCATcattctccttcttgactgTCTGTgccagctgtttgagcttTTTGATTCGTGCGAGTTTAGTTTCCCGTAGATGGCTCTTGATGATTTGATCTGGCGTCAGTCTATCGACATGGATAGGCAGATCTGTGTTTGAATTCATTCTGAGTCTGGCGTCTTTGACCAATTGATCCAACTGGGCCAGTTTCTCCGGGAGATGTCGTTCATCGAAGATCGCGTCGAATTCCGTTTGTACTGAGTCCGTCCACGCCTTGCAGATCTGCTTAAGGGCTTCTCTGAGTGCCTCCTGACCAGCAGGAGTCTTTGCAATGCTTGGATAACACGCCGCCACTCGTTTGTAAGTGAGCGACTTGACTGCATGGGCCAGTGCTGTGGACGAGGATGTGACTAAACGTCTGTAACGTGCTGATTGGGGGATTGCACGTGTATTGgctgttgtggttgtttgtCCCTCGGTCGcttttgttgtttgtgtttcgTTCACTGTTGTTATTCGTCCTTCGCTCGTCGCTTGTGATTCACTGGCTTGTGTCTGCCTCTGTCCCTCCCCTGTGTGTGTCTTCATGGATGTCGCTTCCACTTCAGCTACACTTATCTCCATGGTTTCTGGGTCAGGTGTTGATGTAGACAGTGTCTCGGATTTCTGCGTCTCAGTCTCCTGAACAGATTGTGTCTTTTTCGTGTGTTGTGTCCCGTCTTTTTCCATGTCCATATCCTTCTCCGTGTCTTGTTGTTTTGACGTGTTTTATATCTGCCGCGTTTTATTTACCAGCCTTGCACAATCTGACGCGTTGCATTGAGCGACTTAATGTGCAACCCCACGACTCGAACCCCCAACGCCAAatgctgtacagtagcttctttcatctccaacccaAACCCTGCCCCCGTGCAGTTAGCGTCTGTATGACGTACATACAAACCTCCACACCTAGATCGATCACCCCCATACCACGCAATGTCAGACGTCACCGCTCTCATTGCTAGAGCCGATAAAAAGATGACCTCCTCCGGAGGCATGTTCTCATTCATGAGCGGCGGCTCCTCGACCCGATTcgaagaagcagcagaccTCTACACCGAGGCCGCAAACCAGTACAAGTTACAGCGTAACGGAAAGCTTGCTGGAGAGTGCTttgagaaggctgctgaCGCACAACTACAGTCCGAGAGCAAGGACGAGGCCGCCAACTCGCTGCTCGAGGCTTACAAATCATACCGGTCCAACTCACCCCAGGAGGCCGCCAAgtgtctggagaaggccatTCAGTTCTTCACTACACGTGGTCAGTTCCGACGAGGTGCCAATTACAAGATGGAGCTGGGAGAGCTGtacgagaaggagctggaggacatTCCCAAGGCCATGGAGGCCTACACAGATGCCGGAGACTGGTTTTCCGAGGACCGAGCAGAGACTCTATCTTCCAAGGCATACCTCAAGGTGGCGGAACTGTCTGCCGAGAACGACGATCTgttcaaggccattgaAATGTTCGAGATGGTTGCCCGACGAAACCTCAATTCCAACATCATGAAGTGGTCGCTCAAGGAGTATTTGTTCAAGGCTGGCCTGTGTCGAATTGCTGCGGATCCTGTTGCTTGTGGGGGCCCCATCAACGCTTACCTGGAGTGGGATCCTGCCTTTGGCCAGTCCCGAGAGTATGGTCTGCTGGTGGATATTTGTGAGGCTGTCAGCAACCAGAACCCCCAGCTGTTTGCTGATAAGGTGTACGACTTTGACCAATTCAGCAAGCTCGACAAATGGAAGACcaacctgctgctcaagatcaagaacgCCATTaccgagcaggaggacgatgaggGACTGTTGTAGAGGTCCAAATTTAAAGTAATATTATTGTTTATACTGATGGTCGTGTGACAGAGTGAGAGAATACAGGTACTACGCAAGGACACGCAGAAGCGGATTGAACCACACGTTTCAGTCGCTTATTCCAGATCATCGCCATTATATGTCTTGTCAGCTGGTAATATGCCATGCGTGGCTAGGGCTTTCTTTGACCCTTTCATCTCTAAGAGTCCATTGGCGCATCTCAGAGTCCATTGACGCGTCTCAAACATTTTATATTACCAATTGAAACGCTCAAGGTACTCTCATGGTAACTAGGACATGATTATGATCAATCTGATATATTGAAAGTACCCATAACCTTccttacaagtacttgtaatataTATCcaacttgtacagtagtcttGTGATTCTGGCTTGAACCAACTTCATATCCCATGAACCGAACCCTACACTCATTAAGATTCTGGCTGCCTCGGCATGAGGGGTCATTGGCGACTCTCAATGTGCTCAAGTGGGTCTTTGGTCGTGTGGCtggagggaaaaaagggtTCCGACCCACATCTAGGCGTACATttacacttgtacaagtacaagtactgtactgtacttgtagttaaCTGGTCAAAAGTGCGACTTCGTGAAGCTCCGTATTACGATTCCTAAATTGGATATGTATGTTGGAGGCTTGTACattcttgtacagtagacaGAAGGGGATGACATGAAATAAGGGACAAGAATGTCTAAACCATCATAACCGGACGACCACAAGTAAACCCTACCAAAGACCATCAATAACAGCAGCATATCTTGCAACAGCTCTTGGAAGGTGTGACTTGAGAGTGTCACACCAATTTAACTAAATCTAACTAAATCCCTAACCTACTAATAACTAACGTTAATAAGCACCAGACCTCATTCAAACTCTGTTTCGTATCGGATGAGTCCAACGTTCAGGGACCAAAACAAGCAAATGGGCAGGTGGTGGAAAAGAACGAGATTGGACCCAAATCAGGTCTccccaaaaaacaaaaacaaaaaaaacgccAGCAAAGAAGAGCAATCTAATGTGCATTGACCAACATGAAACACTCCCTGCGCAAATAGTCATCTCACATAAGCCGCACCTGTGACTATTTGGACACTTTCACCTGGTGGCTCATTTTAGCTCTGCAAAATTTCCATATGCATGGTGCAAGCTACTTCTACTCATGCCTAACGTGTAGCTGGGGATTGTACTTGCCAGATGCTCCAGATGGGTCTAAAACTGcccgctccttcttcttacGACAAGTAGATTGCTAGCTCCTGGGAACAACCCGCCGCTCCGACAGCCTACATACACATACGTGGCGGGGGTGCATCGAACCGGGGTAGTACGCAGTTGAGCTGTATCGGGAGAGTCCAGCATATAGGAGAGTAAcaactgcttcttctggggGGGAGTGCAAGTGAGGATCTGTCAATAACACATTCCATGACCCTGTTGAAGCATTCCCACTCTCTCTTATGCCCCACTTCTCGTATCTGATCGCCTCTTAAAGTTCAATGTGTTGCCGAGAATCCTTGATTACTGGAAGAGAAGCACTTCAACAGAGCTTAGATCACGTAGGAATCATTGTCTCCACGCATCATGAAAATGACgcgagtacagtactgtactcgtgTATAAAATTTCCGGATTCCGGCCCTTCTTTCCCACTATCGTACTTGGACCACCGCAAACATATTTTAGTCACAGTGCATGGGCCTCGCTCACCAGCCGACAAGACTGACGCTCCTCCAAAAACATACTCTGAGTCATAGGTCTATCCTTATCTCTGATAGCAGCGAATGGGTGTGGGAGAGTCAAATACCGTTCTAGCTGGAGTCTATAATCAACGAGGCTGACGGGTCCGACTGGTGGATTTCGAGGTGTAGAATCGACTGGCCGGGTAAAAATAATCTCTTCCCCCTTGTAGATGGGTGTATGCACATTTTTTCCCATTGGAAACTGCTGCTCGCTTTTTCCTTCCCCAGGCCCAAGTGTCCCGATTATTCCGTCTGCACGAATTTTAAGCTCggggtacaagtaaaagaTTTTGATTTGGagagttgaaaaaaaaataaagGTACTTTAACTTGCACCTCGCACCTTcacacatcaccaactacCATCCCGACAATGATAGCGCGATCGCTGTTGCGACTGGCCAAGCCGCAATTGCGAGCTGGCATTGCCGTGCGAACCAAATTGACACAGTTCCCCGTGCGAAAATACACAACCACCCCCGAGTATGCCGGAGCTGGAATCCTGTCCCAGGTGGCTGACAAGGAGCTTGTCGATGTCTCCAAGGTTCTGGTCATTGGTTCTGGAGGTCTGTCTATTGGTCAGGCCGGAGAGTTCGATTACTCCGGATCTCAGGCCATCAAGGCTCTTCGAGAGGAGGGCAAGCAGTCCATTCTCATTAACCCCAACATTGCGACCAACCAGACCTCGCATTTCCTTGCCGACGAAATCTACTACCTGCCTGTTACCCCCGAGTACATTATCCACATCATTGAGCGAGAGCAGCCCGACGGAATTCTGCTGACCTTTGGAGGCCAGACCGGACTCAACGTCGGAGTCCAGCTGAACAAGATGGGCGTGTTTGACCGATACAATGTCAAGGTTCTTGGAACCCCCATCAAGACCCTGGAGACCTCCGAGGACCGAGACCTGTTTGCTAAGGCCCTTAGGGAGATTGA
Encoded here:
- a CDS encoding uncharacterized protein (Compare to YALI0C23947g, similar to uniprot|P32602 Saccharomyces cerevisiae YBL050w SEC17 transport vesicle fusion protein, similar to Saccharomyces cerevisiae SEC17 (YBL050W); ancestral locus Anc_7.493), with translation MSDVTALIARADKKMTSSGGMFSFMSGGSSTRFEEAADLYTEAANQYKLQRNGKLAGECFEKAADAQLQSESKDEAANSLLEAYKSYRSNSPQEAAKCLEKAIQFFTTRGQFRRGANYKMELGELYEKELEDIPKAMEAYTDAGDWFSEDRAETLSSKAYLKVAELSAENDDLFKAIEMFEMVARRNLNSNIMKWSLKEYLFKAGLCRIAADPVACGGPINAYLEWDPAFGQSREYGLLVDICEAVSNQNPQLFADKVYDFDQFSKLDKWKTNLLLKIKNAITEQEDDEGLL
- a CDS encoding uncharacterized protein (Compare to YALI0C23925g, similar to Saccharomyces cerevisiae NNF1 (YJR112W); ancestral locus Anc_7.489, weakly similar to uniprot|P47149 Saccharomyces cerevisiae YJR112w NNF1 nuclear envelope protein); protein product: MDMEKDGTQHTKKTQSVQETETQKSETLSTSTPDPETMEISVAEVEATSMKTHTGEGQRQTQASESQATSEGRITTVNETQTTKATEGQTTTTANTRAIPQSARYRRLVTSSSTALAHAVKSLTYKRVAACYPSIAKTPAGQEALREALKQICKAWTDSVQTEFDAIFDERHLPEKLAQLDQLVKDARLRMNSNTDLPIHVDRLTPDQIIKSHLRETKLARIKKLKQLAQTVKKENDEYRQKIKENNDQVHTSLDKLHKVTSDISKATAATQEMPERAELYESWKAL